The DNA sequence CGCCGGACGCGGGCGGCGCTGGGCCTCGGTCTCCTCACCGGCCTCGGCTTCATGCTGCCGCTGCTGGTGTGGACCGGGGAGGAGGTCGGCCCCGTCCCGTGGCTGGCCCTCGCCTTCGCCGAGGCGCTGTTCGTCGCCGCGGCCTGCACCGGCATCTCCGCCGTGTCCCGGCTGCCCGGCTGGCCGCTGTGGGGCGCGGCCCTGTGGATCGCCGGCGAGGCCGCCCGCGCCCGGGTGCCGTTCGGGGGCTTCCCCTGGGGCAAGATCGCCTTCGGACAGGCCGACGGCGTCTTCCTGCCGCTCGCCGCCGCCGGCGGCACCCCGCTGCTCGGCTTCGCCGTCGCGCTGTGCGGCTTCGGGCTGTACGAGACGCTGCGCCGGGCGGTCGCCTTCCGGCGTACCGGCACGCTGCCGAGGGCCGCCGCCGCGGTGGCCCTGCTCTCCCTCCTGCTCCCGCTCGCCGGGGCCCTCGCGGCCCGCCCGCTCGTGGACGACTCCGCCGAGGACGGGACCGCGACCGTGGCCGCGATCCAGGGCAACGTGCCCCGCCTCGGCCTGGACTTCAACGCCCAGCGGCGTGCCGTCCTCGACAACCACGCACGGCGCACCGAGCAGCTCGCCGCCGACGTGGCCGCCGGACGGGAGCCGCGCCCCGACTTCGTGCTGTGGCCGGAGAACTCCTCCGACCTCGACCCCTACCGCAACGCCGACGCCCGGCTCGTGATCGACCGGGCCGTCGACGCGATCGGCGTCCCGACCGTCGTCGGCGCCGTCCTCACCCCGGACACCGGGCCGCTGCGCAACACTCTGATCGAGTGGGAGCCCGGCCGGGGGCCGGTGGACACCTACGACAAGCGCCATGTGCAGCCGTTCGGCGAGTACATCCCGATGCGGTCGTTCGTGCGGATCTTCAACTCCGACGTGGACCGGGTCCGCCGCGACTTCGGACCGGGCGACGAGGTCGGCGTCTTCGACCTCGCCGGCACCCGGGTCGGCCTGGTGACCTGCTTCGAGGCGGCCTTCGACGACGCCGCCCGGGACACCGTGACCCACGGCGCGCAGATGATCTCCGTCCCCAGCAACAACGCCACCTTCGGGCGCAGCGAGATGACCTACCAGCAGCTCGCCATGTCCCGGGTGCGGGCGGTGGAGCACAGCAGGTCGGTGGTGGTCCCGGTGACCAGCGGGGTCAGCGCGGTGATCATGCCCGACGGGCGGATCGTGCGGGAGACCGCGATGTTCACGCCGGACGCGCTCGTCGCCGAGGTGCCGCTGCGCTCCTCGCAGACGCCGGCGACCCGGCTGGGCGTGCTGCCCGA is a window from the Streptomyces zhihengii genome containing:
- the lnt gene encoding apolipoprotein N-acyltransferase yields the protein MSTTIAPVDSPRPASGAARSLAGRFARPAAAALSGVLLFLSFPPRPLWWLAVPAFALLGWTLRGRRTRAALGLGLLTGLGFMLPLLVWTGEEVGPVPWLALAFAEALFVAAACTGISAVSRLPGWPLWGAALWIAGEAARARVPFGGFPWGKIAFGQADGVFLPLAAAGGTPLLGFAVALCGFGLYETLRRAVAFRRTGTLPRAAAAVALLSLLLPLAGALAARPLVDDSAEDGTATVAAIQGNVPRLGLDFNAQRRAVLDNHARRTEQLAADVAAGREPRPDFVLWPENSSDLDPYRNADARLVIDRAVDAIGVPTVVGAVLTPDTGPLRNTLIEWEPGRGPVDTYDKRHVQPFGEYIPMRSFVRIFNSDVDRVRRDFGPGDEVGVFDLAGTRVGLVTCFEAAFDDAARDTVTHGAQMISVPSNNATFGRSEMTYQQLAMSRVRAVEHSRSVVVPVTSGVSAVIMPDGRIVRETAMFTPDALVAEVPLRSSQTPATRLGVLPEAALLLLAAGALGKAAADAVRDRRRRAAGAAEAS